A window of the Thermoproteales archaeon genome harbors these coding sequences:
- a CDS encoding 50S ribosomal protein L10 → MYVRQKTVPKEKIERVKQLAELFRKYNSLLIVNITGVTAPVLHEVRAKLREKGSVLRVVKNTLAKFAIDQVSKDKKGIVKLKEYLEGQNAIIFTNENVFALKLFLDKNKIARDAKAGDVAQDDIVIPSGNTNLAPGPVLSLFNKLKVPTNIREGSIWVAKDTVVAKAGDVISADLADLLKKLGIKPIKVGLSTKIAYADGVIIPKELLEIDLDAVESEIKTAVNAAFNLALNAGYLTVETAPIILRKAYIEAFNLSVNAAYPTKETLPLVLSKAQLQAETLNKIIESKIQ, encoded by the coding sequence ATGTACGTAAGACAGAAAACAGTCCCGAAAGAAAAAATTGAAAGAGTAAAGCAGCTAGCGGAACTATTCAGAAAATATAATTCATTGCTTATAGTAAACATAACTGGAGTTACGGCGCCTGTATTACACGAGGTTAGAGCAAAATTAAGAGAAAAAGGTTCTGTTCTTAGGGTGGTCAAAAATACTCTAGCTAAATTCGCAATAGATCAAGTTTCTAAAGATAAGAAGGGAATTGTAAAATTAAAAGAGTATTTAGAAGGGCAGAACGCAATAATATTTACAAATGAGAACGTATTTGCGTTAAAATTGTTTTTAGATAAAAACAAAATAGCGAGAGATGCTAAAGCGGGAGACGTGGCTCAGGATGACATAGTCATACCTTCAGGAAACACAAACTTAGCTCCAGGTCCTGTCCTTTCACTTTTCAATAAATTGAAAGTCCCCACTAACATAAGAGAGGGAAGTATATGGGTTGCAAAGGATACGGTTGTTGCCAAAGCAGGAGATGTTATATCGGCGGATTTGGCCGACCTACTTAAAAAACTGGGGATAAAGCCTATCAAGGTTGGGTTAAGCACTAAAATCGCATATGCTGATGGAGTTATTATTCCAAAAGAACTTCTTGAAATTGACTTAGATGCTGTTGAATCGGAAATTAAAACTGCTGTCAACGCGGCTTTCAATCTGGCTTTAAACGCGGGTTATCTAACAGTAGAAACAGCCCCCATAATCCTAAGAAAAGCCTACATAGAAGCTTTTAATCTTTCAGTAAACGCTGCTTATCCAACTAAAGAAACTCTTCCACTAGTGCTATCTAAAGCTCAACTTCAAGCCGAAACTCTAAACAAAATCATAGAAAGTAAGATTCAATAA